A stretch of the Leptidea sinapis chromosome 17, ilLepSina1.1, whole genome shotgun sequence genome encodes the following:
- the LOC126969157 gene encoding larval/pupal rigid cuticle protein 66-like yields the protein MASKFVVFTLLVAAVHGSAVHGDFTSFSYGVADPHTGDVKSQQETRVGGNVRGQYSLLESDGTRRTVDYAADDHSGFNAVVRKDPALVAHAVAAPVVSSYAYGAHSAPVAYAAHAAPLAYNTYAAHSAPLAYNAYAAPLAYNAYATPLARAVVSPLGYGYGAHGYGARLGW from the exons ATGGCCTCAaag TTTGTTGTGTTCACCTTATTGGTTGCCGCCGTTCATGGCAGTGCAGTCCACGGTGACTTCACCAGCTTCTCATATGGTGTAGCAGACCCACACACTGGAGATGTCAAAAGCCAGCAGGAAACCCGGGTTGGAGGCAATGTACGGGGACAATACTCCCTGCTCGAGTCTGATGGAACTCGGCGGACAGTCGACTACGCAGCTGATGACCACAGTGGATTCAACGCTGTTGTACGCAAAGACCCTGCCCTAGTCGCTCATGCCGTCGCCGCCCCCGTTGTATCTTCATACGCATACGGTGCCCATTCTGCACCTGTTGCATACGCAGCCCATGCTGCTCCCCTTGCCTACAACACATACGCCGCTCATTCCGCTCCTCTTGCATACAACGCATACGCCGCTCCCCTTGCATACAACGCATATGCCACCCCTCTTGCCCGCGCTGTTGTCTCTCCCCTCGGTTACGGCTACGGAGCTCATGGCTACGGCGCTCGGTTAGGATGGTAA
- the LOC126969277 gene encoding larval/pupal rigid cuticle protein 66-like translates to MFSKVAVFAALLVAVQSSAISQDYNSFSYGVADPHTGDVKSQHETRVGSNVQGQYSLLESDGTRRTVDYAADAHNGFNAVVRKDPALVAAPVASAYAYGAHAAPVAYAAHSSPLAYNSYASLAAPLAYNTYAAHSAPLAYNTYAAHSAPLAYNAYAAPLARAVVSPLGLGYGAHGIAARLGHY, encoded by the exons atgtTCTCAAag gtcGCTGTCTTTGCCGCTCTCTTAGTTGCTGTTCAAAGCAGTGCTATCAGTCAAGACTACAACAGCTTCTCCTATGGCGTAGCAGACCCACACACTGGTGATGTTAAGAGCCAGCATGAAACTCGGGTGGGCAGCAATGTACAGGGACAGTACTCCTTACTCGAGTCTGATGGAACCCGGCGGACTGTTGACTACGCAGCTGATGCACACAACGGATTCAACGCTGTGGTGCGCAAAGACCCTGCCTTAGTCGCTGCCCCTGTTGCATCTGCATACGCATACGGTGCTCATGCTGCCCCAGTTGCATATGCAGCCCATTCCTCTCCTCTCGCCTACAACTCTTACGCCTCCCTCGCAGCACCCCTTGCCTACAACACATACGCTGCTCATTCCGCTCCCCTTGCCTACAACACATACGCCGCTCATTCCGCTCCCCTTGCATACAACGCATATGCAGCTCCTCTAGCCCGTGCTGTGGTATCTCCACTTGGACTCGGCTACGGTGCTCACGGTATCGCCGCACGTTTGGGACATTATTGA
- the LOC126969274 gene encoding cuticle protein 8-like, with protein sequence MAAKFVVVALLVAAAQGSAIHGHGQDYTSFSYGVSDPHTGDVKSQHETRVGDNVVGQYSLLESDGTRRTVDYAADAHSGFNAIVRKDPAYVHAAPVVAHAAPVVAHAAPVVAAPVAHAAPLAYAHAAPAVSYSAHSTSVAHGGVAHAAPLAYAAPLAYAAPLAHAAPLAHAAPLGHGYGHGAALAAPLAYGAYGAYGAHGHGLHY encoded by the exons ATGGCAGCTAAG tttgtaGTCGTCGCTCTCCTAGTAGCCGCCGCCCAGGGCAGCGCTATCCACGGTCATGGTCAGGACTATACCAGTTTCTCATACGGTGTGTCTGACCCCCACACCGGTGACGTCAAGAGCCAGCACGAGACCCGTGTCGGCGACAACGTTGTCGGCCAATACTCGCTGCTGGAGTCTGACGGAACCCGCCGTACCGTGGACTACGCTGCTGACGCCCACTCAGGATTCAACGCCATCGTACGCAAGGACCCAGCATACGTTCATGCTGCCCCAGTTGTTGCCCACGCCGCCCCAGTTGTTGCCCATGCTGCCCCAGTAGTTGCCGCTCCAGTTGCACATGCTGCTCCATTGGCATACGCCCACGCCGCCCCAGCTGTTTCATACTCAGCTCACTCTACCTCAGTCGCTCACGGAGGAGTTGCTCACGCTGCTCCCCTTGCATACGCCGCTCCCCTCGCATATGCCGCACCTCTTGCACATGCTGCTCCCCTCGCGCATGCCGCTCCCCTCGGTCACGGATACGGCCATGGAGCCGCTCTGGCTGCCCCTCTCGCCTACGGAGCGTATGGAGCCTACGGCGCACACGGTCACGGATTACATTACTAA
- the LOC126969158 gene encoding cuticle protein 18.6-like: MVHKVIIFSALIVAVTSMFIHPAPIPIFLEQYRDPSYSFSYEVNDARTGDIKSQQESRRGDIVLGQYSLVQPDGVRRTVDYQANDLTGFIATVNNKKLQNTQQQEQEESTRPTTVPSSTSNDGWQSSPSSTSSPSSPSSISFSSFVFLFALVAVASADFSSFSYGVADPYTGDFKSQHESRAGDNVLGQYSLLESDGTRRTVDYSAGAEGFNALVRKDPTVLAAPIAARIATPIGLAPYPYYAHGSPLIYNRLSTQLI; this comes from the exons ATGGTCCACAAG GTAATCATCTTCTCAGCTCTGATCGTTGCTGTCACAAGCATGTTCATCCATCCAGCGCCTATCCCTATCTTTCTTGAACAGTATCGTGATCCATCTTATAGCTTCTCTTACGAAGTGAACGACGCACGAACAGGTGATATCAAAAGCCAACAAGAAAGCAGGAGAGGAGACATCGTACTTGGGCAATATTCCTTAGTCCAGCCTGATGGAGTCAGACGTACAGTTGACTACCAGGCTAATGATCTCACAGGTTTTATTGCTACAGTTAATAATAAGAAGCTTCAAAACACGCAACAGCAAGAACAAGAAGAAAGCACTCGTCCTACTACAGTCCCAAGCTCCACTTCAAATGATGGTTGGCAAAGCAGTCCCAGCTCAACGTCTTCTCCATCTTCTCCTTCTTCCATCTCCTTCTCATCT TTCGTCTTTCTTTTTGCTCTTGTCGCGGTTGCGTCCGCTGACTTCTCAAGCTTCTCCTATGGAGTAGCTGATCCTTACACCGGCGACTTCAAGAGCCAACACGAGAGCCGGGCAGGAGACAATGTACTCGGACAGTATTCTCTTTTGGAGTCGGATGGAACTCGCCGGACCGTGGACTACTCCGCTGGAGCTGAAGGATTCAACGCTCTGGTCAGGAAAGACCCAACTGTACTTGCTGCTCCTATTGCTGCCCGTATTGCGACCCCCATTGGATTAGCCCCATACCCATACTACGCCCACGGTTCCCCACTTATTTACAACCGTCTCTCTACCCAACTCATCTAG